The nucleotide sequence TTATGAGTTGGATTGAACATTTATTTTGTAGGAAAGATTGAGATGGATAAATTTGTTGTAAAAATGAATTATTCTCAACCAAGTTCTAGTTCTAGTGTGCCATCATTTAATCAGGCGATAGCTCCATAAATTCATACGAATGTCAATTTTTCTCATCTTATCGATGAGCTTGACTCAGAATCATTTAGCACCGACCCAGGAGAAAGAATACCCATTGCTAATTATAGCCCTCGATTACGAGATGAGGTGAGGAGATATTACATTCAAAATGGGTCTTATCAACCTACTAATCATCAATTTCCTCAAACTACAATAGGAGGGAGAATGCACCAATTTAAACCAAGTTGGTTCAAAAGTTTATTTTCAAGATGGTTGGAGTATAGTGTGAAAAAAGATGCCGCATATTGTCTATGTTGTTATTTGTTCAAAATTGAATTCGTTCATGGAAGTGCGAGTgaatgttttacaaaaaaaatagttttaggGCTTGGAATAAGGCTCTTGAAAGGTTCCGTTTGCATGTCGGTGAGATTACTAGTGTCCATAATAAATGTTTCAACAAGATGCTAGATTTGTCAAATCATCATCAATCAATTCAAGTTGTTTTAGACAAGCATTCTGAGAAGGTAAAAAGTGAGTACCGAATGCGCTTGGAAGCCTCAATTGATGTTGCAAGACTTCTCTTGCATCATGGATTACCTTTCCGAGGTCATGACGAAAGTGAATCCTCAACAATCAAGGCTTATTTCTAAGCTTTTTGCGGTGGCATGGGGACAAGCATCCGAATATGGGAAAAGTAATATTAGAAAATGCTCCACAAAATGATACTTTAACTTGTCCTATGATTCAAAAGGATATTGTCAATGCTTGTGCAAAAGAAACAATGAAATCTATAATTGAAGACTTCAATGGAGATTACTTTGGTATATTAGCCGATGAATCCAAAGATATCTCGTACAAAGAACAAATGACTCTTGTTTTGCGGTATGTTAATAAGAATGGTGAAGTGGTAGAACGATTTGTTGGCCTTGTCCATGTTAGTGATACATCGGCATGCTCATTAAAGGAAGCAATATATTCTTTGCTTTCGGATCACTCACTAAGTACATCTAAAGTACGTGGACAAGGTTATGATGGAGCTAGTAATATGAACGGAGAGATAAGTGGTCTCAAGACTTTAGTTATGAAAGATAGCTCATCGGCATATTACATTCATTGCTTCGCTCATCAATTGCAATTAACACTTGTACCTATTGCTAAAAAGCATTTGGATGTTGAAGACTTTTTTGATCATGTTACTAATATGTTGAATGTTGTTGGAGGATCTTTCAAGCGCAGAGACTTGCTTCGTCATCATCAAGCTGAAGAGTTGGAGCAATTACTTGGGTCCGGTGAAGTTATTAGGACAATGATTAAATCAAGAACGTGAACTTCAAAAACCAGGTGATACTCGTTGGGGATCCCATTTCAAAACATTGGATAACTTTTTTGCTATTTTCTCTTCTATTGTTCATGTGCTTAAATTGATTGAGTATGAATGTTCTACCTCACATGAAAGAAATCAAGTAGAGTATCTTTTGGGTAAGATTAGAACATTCAAATTTATTTTTGTGCTTCACTTGATGGTGAAAGTGTTAGCCATGTCAAATGAATTGAGCAAGATTTTACAAAAGAAAGGATCAAGATATTGTTAATGTCGTGGTATTTCTTGACATTACAAAGAAAAGGTTGCAAGATATGAGGGAAACCGGATGGAATCTCTATTGGATGATGTTTCCTCATTTTGTGATATGCATGATATTTTGATTCCGAAGATGGATGAGTCTTACTTTCCCGGCAAGTCTAAGCGTAAGTCTAATGTTTGTTACTCACATTACTTGCGTGTTGAAATCTTTTATGTTGTGATTAATGTGCAACTTCAAGAGCTTAATGAACGTTTTGATGTAGTGAGTAGTGATTTGCTTCTTGGGATGGCTAGCTTGAGTCCAGTTAATTCCTTTGCTAATTTTGATAAAGATAGAATAGTAACATTGGCGAAGTGTTATCCAAATGAGTTTGATAAATTGCTGCTTCGGGATTTGAGTTATCAACTCGATACCTTCATAATTCATATGCGAGGTGATGATCCCAAGTTCTCCAACTTGCAAGGAATTAAAGATTTAGCAAAAGAATTGAAGTAAATCTTGTGTAGACTTATGCACTTGTTTATTTACTGGTGAAGTTTACTTTGATTTTACCTGTTGCTACTATAAATGTGGAGAGAGTATTTTCATCCATGAAGCGAATAAAAAATAAAGTGTGAAATAGCATTGGTGATCAATATTTAAATGATTGTTTAGTTTGTTACATAGAAGCATTTGAAAAGGTAAGTAATGATGCTATCATTGAccattttcaaaatatgaaaactcgtCGAGGACAATTGTAAATAAATGATGTACCTGTATGTTTTTGTTTACTTAAGGATGTAAGAATTATGTATGTCTTACTTATTAGTTATAGTGACCAACTGATTATGGTAGTATTTTCTTAATTGGAAGACATTTCCAATTGTCAAAACATGAAAGAAGTTGTCTTTTTGTACTTTTCATGTGGGAATTCTTTTTATGATATTGGTATTACTGCTGAAAATTTTATGATGTGCGCTAAGTTGTCATAATTTATTTTCGTTCGATATATTTATCTATATAAATCGAAAAGATGAATAGCTAGAACCGAAACACAAAGTTGATCAAACCGACTATATATTTATCCCATTTAGAttgtataaataataatatatctatgtataaaataatatgacaccCGAAACCTTCAAATCCTAGATTCGCCTCTGCCACCAGGTGATAGAAGGTTACGATGCCATGATCCTACCCTTTGTATTATTTTAGTAGCCATTTCCGTAAAGAAATGAACCTTTTTCTTTCCATAAAATAAAGGGCATCCCAAATATGTGATTGGAAAATCCTTTTCCTACATGTCCAAAGTCCCGGCCACTATAGTTTTCCTTCTTTAAGAGATATCTTTGTCCATCAAGAAGCAGCTTTTTCCTTTATAAATGAGTTGACCAGAGTTCTTCTCGTACCTAGTCAGGGTCTCCTGAATCAGTTGTAGATTTGATGTTTTACCTGAGCAAAAAATAATAACATCATCAGTATAAATTAAATGATTAATCTTTGGTCCATTTGGCAGCATGTTAAAACCAATGAACCTTGGATTATCATAAAGTTTGTTTAGACTTCTAAAAAgaacttcaacaacaattataaaTAGAGAAGGTGATAAAGAGTCTCCCTGTTTGACTCCTCTATGAGATTTGAAAAATCCATGTCTTCTGTCATTGAGAATCACAATATACCAATTGTTAGATAGAAGATTCCAAATAATGTGGATCCACTGCTCATTAAATCCCATTTTCCTTATGACAGAACCCAAGAAGTGTCAAGAAAGCCTGTCATAGGCCTTGTTCATTACTAACATAACTATAACATTGCCTCCCTTATTAGGTTTTCTTATATCATGGATGATTTCCTGAGCAAGTAGAATATTTTCCCCAATAGACCTTCCTATTATCGCTTTGATTGTGTGAGATAATCATAGGCAATAACCGAGATAACCTGTTATTCATCACTTTGGAAATCATCTTCTGAAAAATATTACTGAGACTAATAGGTCTGAAGTCTGAAAATGATTAAGAAGAGTCTATTTTGGGAATAAGCACAAGACAAGTATTGGTAAAGAATCTGGGCATTTGATCGCTGTTAAACACAACTCTAACCATATTTACCATATCATCTCCAATAATGTCCCAAGTTTTCTGGAAGAATAGGCTATTAAAGCCATCGGGGCCTGCAGAGCTGTTAGGattgataaaaaaaattgcaTTTCTAACCTCTTCCTGTGAAGGTTCTGCTAGAAGCATTATATTATCGTCATCACTGATCAATCTAGGTATGCAATTCATAATACTCATGTCAATATCTAGGTTGCCACTGTTGAATAGATCCTGATAGAAATTAACAGCAGCTATGGCTATGTTATCCCTCCCTTCCACCCACTGGCCATCAACATTAATCCTATGAATGTTAAGTAATTTTCTTTTGCCTCTCACAACACTATGGAAGTATTTTGTATTTTCATCACCCTTCAGTTGCCATTTAGGATTGGCCTTTTGTTTCCAGAAAGCTTCAACCACCTTATGGTGAACCACTAGTTCGGCCTTAGCTCTATTAAGATTCATTCTATCTTCTTGGTCCAAAGAGGTCATAAACATCTCCTCaaagtaattaatattattttcaaGAAGACGTGTCTTGACAAAAATATCTCCAATCTTGTTTTTTGGATACTTAGAGCTCTACTagtcttcttcattttttgatgCACCCCCAGAAAATATTGCCAGAGATCTCTGTATCCCACTGGTGTCTCACAATTTCTGTAAAATCGTCTTGATCCACCCAAAATTTCAAGAATTTGAAGTACTTGATGTAGTTATCTTCTTCATTCTGTGCAGACATCATG is from Nicotiana tabacum cultivar K326 chromosome 18, ASM71507v2, whole genome shotgun sequence and encodes:
- the LOC107783631 gene encoding uncharacterized protein LOC107783631, whose protein sequence is MGKVILENAPQNDTLTCPMIQKDIVNACAKETMKSIIEDFNGDYFGILADESKDISYKEQMTLVLRYVNKNGEVVERFVGLVHVSDTSACSLKEAIYSLLSDHSLSTSKVRGQGYDGASNMNGEISGLKTLVMKDSSSAYYIHCFAHQLQLTLVPIAKKHLDVEDFFDHVTNMLNVVGGSFKRRDLLRHHQAEELEQLLGSGEVIRTMIKSRT
- the LOC142172602 gene encoding uncharacterized protein LOC142172602, producing MESLLDDVSSFCDMHDILIPKMDESYFPGKSKRKSNVCYSHYLRVEIFYVVINVQLQELNERFDVVSSDLLLGMASLSPVNSFANFDKDRIVTLAKCYPNEFDKLLLRDLSYQLDTFIIHMRGDDPKFSNLQGIKDLAKELK
- the LOC142172603 gene encoding uncharacterized protein LOC142172603, whose product is MNLNRAKAELVVHHKVVEAFWKQKANPKWQLKGDENTKYFHSVVRGKRKLLNIHRINVDGQWVEGRDNIAIAAVNFYQDLFNSGNLDIDMSIMNCIPRLISDDDNIMLLAEPSQEEVRNAIFFINPNSSAGPDGFNSLFFQKTWDIIGDDMVNMVRVVFNSDQMPRFFTNTCLVLIPKIDSS